In Bacteroidota bacterium, a single genomic region encodes these proteins:
- a CDS encoding T9SS type A sorting domain-containing protein, with translation MKKSVIQTISFLALLLLVTSTVSQAQITISTTSTFLNNNGSGTVTFNFENTNSSDVIITDIEGIVGTTANVSVDFWYKTTPLNGSPGNISVANGWTLVATGTIAGVANTTTTVTQSFFTGLSFLVPAGANYGFAVSAYNGTAGVQRYHTIVAPNLPTVTISAGGCNIVTGDNIGYGGGAPPTTPTNTPRGWLGSISFIPATPCTAPPNAGTTAATDSSVCPNTNFSLSLNGNTLASGLTYQWQSSPNNTVWTDIVGAANINLSTTQTSNTYYRCISTCTGVADTSTSLLITTNTFVDCYCSSNPTGATGSDIGNITIAALNNGTAGTATNNAASVNTYSDFSNLPATALTQGGTYPISITQINSAAFSVNYATAHIDFNHDGLFDPVVETFTLGASTSAVNGNIISSALNIPYTALTGLTRMRIVLRAAGSATQSPCGTYGTGETEDYLVDILQGAVCTAPPTAGAAAASFTSGCSGVATLISLIGNSIGSGQTYQWESSTDSVTWTPISGATNTLYATTITGTLFYHCVVTCNAQSAASAGIKVSQNPPSLCYCVTGLGGGGCASYTINDVVIAGTTLNNLGSICTGTTANTLTVFPPSGNTTASLIQGLSYNLSVTLPVAAYVSVWIDFDGSGTYDVSEWSQVCIPSTSAPNIPNTISISVPFSSIIGQTGMRIRSRSATPNGAPDACLSFGSGETEDYILTIIPNVNCAGTPNAGTAVANASSVCPSVPVALSLNGVTLASGLTYQWESSANNITFAPISGATQPSYSSTQPNSTYYRCIVSCSAAADTSTSIYVTTNTFASCYCTSAATSTADDDIGNVTFGPLNNGIGTPATTNATSVNTYTDFTSLPPQTFFLGFPYPISVTQIDLNGFYVCTIAVFIDYNQDGSYDPATELVFDGTTFAGQLGNIVSGLVVIPASATLGNTGMRVVLREGTVMPSPCGTYTWGETEDYIVNLAQAPPCIAPTAAGTAAASDSTVCPNVNFTLSLAGYSISSGITYQWQASPDNINWSPIAGANTLYYQMSQTSSTYYRCQLICSGVTSTSTALFVALNSFVDCYCTSGPTSAVNNYDIGNVSFGLLNNGIALPVTNNPTSINSYTDFGYLPPVNLVKTLSYPLAVSQINFGTFATCNLGIYIDFDHDGIFDPSGEIILNAQTIGGPNPIRDTILIPSTALSGLTKMRLVLRNGTTSADPCGTYLYGETEDYLVNLLTPNSCSLPFSAGFAKSGTMEVCASDIFSLSIDSLSTDTGYTFQWQKSFDNQTWTSIAGATTQVYLTSQNFDTYYHCNVTCNGGTTVTSTAVHVLNKSVALCDYCNNEINGNCTLENYIDSVAFGQTTFNNANSGCAANAGFAYSKYPGTGNTTTTLGIGNYYDLYVKTIGECSISVWIDYDQSGTFDPEEWKEVSHATVSGLATKVPFVIDDSAKVGVTGMRIRSRIAGSSNLANEACAAFGSGETEDYYITLATAISTGNELEREKDLTIYPNPSNGKISISYYNLDSKSISLMISSMEGKEILKQNSALNANQFNTQLDLTTYPKGIYFIQLTTDKNSITKKLVIK, from the coding sequence ATGAAAAAATCAGTCATCCAAACTATTTCCTTTCTTGCCTTATTGCTTTTAGTAACAAGCACAGTAAGTCAAGCACAAATTACGATTTCTACAACATCTACTTTTTTAAATAATAACGGGTCAGGAACCGTAACTTTTAATTTTGAAAATACAAATTCAAGCGATGTAATAATTACCGACATTGAAGGAATAGTGGGTACAACAGCGAATGTTTCTGTTGATTTTTGGTATAAAACAACTCCCTTGAATGGTTCTCCGGGAAATATTTCGGTAGCAAATGGTTGGACACTCGTTGCAACAGGAACTATTGCAGGGGTAGCCAATACAACAACTACGGTTACACAATCCTTTTTTACGGGCTTAAGTTTTTTAGTACCTGCCGGAGCAAATTACGGATTCGCAGTCTCGGCTTACAACGGAACGGCTGGAGTGCAGCGTTATCATACAATTGTTGCTCCGAATCTTCCAACAGTTACCATATCGGCCGGTGGTTGTAACATTGTAACCGGCGACAACATAGGATACGGCGGAGGCGCTCCTCCAACTACCCCTACCAATACTCCAAGAGGATGGCTTGGGAGTATTTCATTTATTCCAGCCACACCTTGCACAGCGCCGCCTAATGCAGGTACAACTGCAGCAACTGATTCAAGTGTATGCCCAAATACAAACTTTTCATTGAGCTTAAATGGAAATACACTCGCTTCAGGACTAACGTATCAATGGCAATCCTCTCCAAATAATACCGTTTGGACAGATATAGTTGGTGCAGCAAATATCAATTTAAGCACCACTCAAACAAGTAACACCTATTATCGATGCATTTCAACCTGCACCGGTGTTGCAGATACTTCAACCAGCTTATTAATCACCACGAATACTTTTGTCGATTGCTATTGTTCTTCTAATCCTACAGGTGCAACCGGCAGCGATATTGGAAATATTACCATTGCAGCATTAAATAATGGAACAGCCGGAACAGCCACGAATAATGCCGCTTCGGTAAATACCTATTCCGATTTCTCAAATTTACCTGCTACTGCTTTAACGCAAGGTGGTACCTATCCGATAAGCATAACGCAAATTAACAGCGCTGCTTTTAGTGTAAATTATGCAACCGCACACATCGATTTTAACCATGACGGTCTGTTTGACCCGGTGGTTGAAACGTTTACATTGGGTGCATCCACTTCGGCAGTTAATGGTAATATAATTAGCTCGGCCCTTAATATCCCATACACAGCGCTTACAGGCCTCACCCGTATGCGTATTGTATTAAGAGCGGCAGGATCTGCAACGCAAAGTCCTTGTGGAACATACGGCACTGGAGAAACTGAGGATTATTTGGTGGATATTTTGCAAGGTGCTGTATGTACAGCCCCTCCTACTGCCGGCGCTGCTGCGGCATCCTTTACCTCCGGGTGCTCAGGAGTAGCAACCCTAATTTCCTTAATAGGAAATTCAATTGGTTCTGGACAAACCTATCAATGGGAATCTTCAACCGACAGTGTAACTTGGACACCCATTAGTGGAGCAACCAATACACTATATGCTACTACCATAACCGGCACGTTGTTTTATCATTGTGTTGTTACTTGTAATGCACAGTCTGCAGCTTCTGCAGGTATAAAAGTGTCTCAAAATCCACCAAGTTTATGCTATTGTGTAACCGGCTTAGGCGGCGGCGGATGTGCCTCTTACACCATTAATGATGTGGTAATTGCCGGTACCACGTTAAATAATCTTGGAAGTATTTGCACCGGAACCACAGCTAATACATTAACTGTTTTTCCTCCATCAGGTAACACCACAGCATCCTTAATTCAAGGCTTATCCTATAATCTTAGTGTAACTTTGCCAGTGGCAGCTTATGTTTCTGTATGGATTGATTTTGATGGATCAGGAACCTATGATGTTTCTGAATGGAGTCAGGTTTGTATTCCCTCCACTTCTGCTCCCAATATACCTAATACTATCTCGATCTCAGTGCCCTTTAGCTCTATTATTGGGCAAACAGGTATGCGCATCAGAAGCCGTTCAGCAACACCCAATGGAGCACCTGATGCATGCTTGAGTTTTGGAAGCGGAGAAACTGAAGATTATATACTCACTATTATTCCAAATGTGAATTGTGCAGGTACTCCAAATGCAGGAACTGCTGTTGCTAATGCTTCTTCGGTATGCCCTAGTGTTCCGGTTGCCCTAAGTTTAAATGGTGTAACTCTTGCGAGTGGCTTAACTTACCAATGGGAGAGTTCGGCAAATAACATTACGTTTGCGCCGATTAGTGGAGCAACTCAACCATCCTATTCAAGCACTCAACCCAACAGCACCTATTACCGTTGCATTGTATCTTGCAGTGCTGCTGCCGATACTTCCACAAGTATTTATGTTACAACTAATACCTTCGCAAGTTGTTATTGCACTTCAGCAGCAACAAGTACTGCAGATGATGATATAGGTAATGTAACTTTTGGACCTTTAAATAACGGTATCGGAACGCCGGCTACAACCAATGCTACCTCTGTAAATACCTATACGGATTTTACAAGCTTGCCACCTCAAACCTTCTTCCTTGGTTTTCCATATCCCATTTCAGTTACTCAAATTGATTTGAATGGATTTTATGTATGTACCATCGCTGTTTTTATCGATTACAATCAAGACGGAAGCTACGATCCGGCCACTGAACTTGTTTTTGATGGAACCACTTTTGCAGGCCAACTCGGCAACATTGTTTCCGGGCTAGTTGTTATTCCAGCTTCAGCAACTTTGGGAAATACCGGAATGCGGGTTGTTTTAAGAGAGGGTACTGTTATGCCGAGCCCTTGCGGAACCTACACTTGGGGTGAAACTGAGGATTATATCGTGAACCTTGCACAGGCTCCACCCTGCATTGCACCAACAGCAGCAGGAACAGCCGCAGCAAGCGATTCAACTGTTTGTCCTAATGTGAACTTTACCTTGAGCCTTGCAGGTTATTCCATTTCATCAGGCATCACCTACCAATGGCAAGCATCGCCCGATAACATTAACTGGTCACCCATTGCAGGTGCAAATACTTTGTATTATCAAATGTCTCAAACCAGCAGTACCTATTATCGTTGCCAACTTATTTGCTCAGGTGTTACATCTACTTCTACCGCATTATTTGTAGCGCTTAATTCATTTGTTGATTGTTATTGCACCTCAGGTCCAACCAGTGCAGTTAATAATTACGATATAGGAAACGTTTCATTTGGCTTATTAAATAATGGTATAGCGCTTCCGGTTACAAATAACCCAACTTCGATAAATTCATACACCGATTTTGGTTATCTACCACCGGTGAATTTGGTTAAGACCTTGAGCTATCCGCTTGCCGTTTCTCAAATTAATTTTGGAACCTTTGCCACGTGTAATTTAGGCATTTACATCGATTTTGATCACGATGGAATTTTTGATCCTAGTGGTGAAATTATTTTGAACGCCCAAACAATAGGTGGCCCTAATCCTATACGTGATACCATTTTAATACCTTCGACAGCATTATCAGGTCTTACTAAAATGCGTTTGGTGTTGCGAAATGGCACTACATCGGCCGATCCTTGCGGAACCTATTTATATGGCGAAACCGAAGATTATTTAGTGAATTTACTAACTCCTAACTCTTGTAGTTTGCCATTTAGCGCCGGCTTTGCTAAATCCGGAACCATGGAAGTATGTGCCTCCGACATTTTTTCATTATCTATCGATAGCTTGAGCACAGACACCGGATATACTTTTCAATGGCAGAAATCATTCGATAATCAAACCTGGACATCAATTGCAGGCGCAACTACTCAAGTGTATTTAACAAGCCAAAATTTTGATACTTATTATCATTGTAATGTAACATGTAATGGCGGCACTACAGTTACCTCAACAGCAGTGCATGTTTTAAACAAATCAGTGGCTTTGTGCGATTATTGCAACAACGAAATCAATGGAAATTGCACCCTCGAAAACTATATCGATTCTGTAGCTTTTGGGCAAACAACTTTCAATAATGCAAATTCGGGTTGTGCAGCTAATGCAGGCTTTGCTTACTCAAAATATCCCGGTACAGGGAACACCACTACCACTTTAGGCATTGGAAATTACTATGATTTATATGTGAAAACCATTGGTGAGTGCAGTATCTCTGTTTGGATTGATTATGACCAAAGCGGTACCTTTGATCCAGAAGAATGGAAAGAAGTGAGTCATGCTACTGTCTCAGGACTTGCTACAAAAGTTCCTTTCGTAATTGACGACTCTGCTAAGGTTGGAGTAACCGGTATGCGCATCAGATCACGAATTGCCGGTAGCAGCAACCTTGCTAATGAAGCTTGTGCAGCCTTTGGTAGCGGTGAGACCGAAGATTACTACATTACCTTGGCAACTGCTATTTCTACCGGAAATGAGTTGGAGAGAGAAAAGGACCTTACAATTTATCCTAACCCAAGCAATGGAAAAATCAGCATTAGCTATTATAATTTGGATTCAAAATCAATTAGCCTAATGATTTCAAGTATGGAAGGCAAAGAAATTCTGAAACAAAACTCAGCACTCAATGCTAACCAATTTAATACACAGCTCGATCTTACAACCTATCCAAAAGGAATTTATTTTATTCAATTAACCACCGATAAAAATAGTATTACTAAAAAGCTGGTAATTAAGTAG
- a CDS encoding T9SS type A sorting domain-containing protein: MKKTYMSRTSIAAVNHLTRVVLFAVIALFTYSNLNAQTTITTENGTNFTGGNGVAGNSAITFVIENTNSFAIQITQIDNYWQTANTGTTPSLWYSSTSLGGAPTIASPDWTLITGPISPITVAANGYYPTFTGMSFTIPAATSYRFALQSTAGIRYSGPTPAPTPTTLSAGGVNLNVYDFSIGATVGYGGAFPSPTNNPRAFTGRITFVPAIACTGTPTAGSVAATDTSVCPGTNFNLSLVGATLASGLSFQWESSANNVNWSPIVGATQSSYLSSQTTDTYYHCIVTCSGQSSTSTSLLVTTNTFVDCYCASAATGAAGADIDNVSIATLNNGVGTPAVSNPASVNLYTDFTSLPATDLMQGISYPISVTQINSGAAITTSYVTVYIDYNHNGTFDLIDETYSIAQTSTANGNIAAGTITVPFTALTGTTRMRVVLRTGGSATQSACGTYAAGETEDYLVNVLAGTVCTAPPTAGAAVATFTSGCFGLATTISLNGNSVGSGQTYQWQMSTDNATWSNISGAINSSLIILISSTAYYQCIVTCSAQSATSSSIQVSLNPPTLCYCSTGLGGAGCSATDRITAVEIVSTSLNSLSADTCFGTTANTLTPYPASGSTTAILTRGDTYTFNITTLANNIISLWIDYDQDGIFGTNEWTRVCTTSVAGVANTVQVSIPWGIPGGQTGLRIRSRAVNNTNDSTSACTNFGSGEAEDYIVTIDIGNGIKKSIQNQSFTIAPNPAHEFFILSFNSNSSEKNLLKVLNTRGELVYSETISNVSGKYSKQLDLKNLAKGIYFVQLISDSSNSTQKLIVE; this comes from the coding sequence ATGAAAAAAACCTACATGTCAAGAACATCGATTGCTGCAGTAAATCATTTAACAAGAGTGGTGCTTTTTGCTGTTATCGCATTATTCACCTATTCAAATTTGAATGCCCAAACAACCATTACCACAGAAAACGGAACAAATTTTACAGGAGGTAATGGTGTTGCAGGAAATTCGGCAATAACTTTTGTTATTGAAAATACAAATAGCTTTGCAATTCAGATTACTCAAATTGATAACTATTGGCAAACAGCAAATACTGGCACAACCCCCTCTTTATGGTATAGTTCTACCTCTTTGGGAGGTGCTCCAACTATAGCTTCGCCGGATTGGACGCTCATTACAGGGCCAATAAGTCCGATTACGGTAGCAGCAAATGGATATTATCCAACCTTTACAGGGATGTCCTTTACAATCCCGGCTGCAACTTCGTATCGTTTTGCTTTGCAATCCACAGCTGGAATTCGTTATAGCGGACCAACACCTGCGCCAACACCTACTACTTTATCTGCTGGTGGTGTGAATTTAAATGTGTACGATTTTTCAATTGGAGCAACGGTTGGTTACGGTGGAGCTTTCCCGAGCCCAACAAATAACCCAAGAGCGTTTACAGGAAGAATTACTTTTGTTCCTGCAATTGCTTGCACCGGCACCCCAACAGCCGGTTCGGTTGCAGCAACAGATACTTCTGTTTGCCCTGGCACAAACTTCAATTTGAGTTTGGTGGGTGCAACACTTGCAAGTGGCTTATCCTTTCAATGGGAAAGTTCGGCAAATAATGTCAATTGGTCTCCAATAGTAGGCGCAACACAGTCATCTTATCTCAGTTCTCAAACTACGGATACATATTATCACTGTATTGTTACCTGTTCCGGACAAAGTTCAACCTCAACCAGCTTATTGGTTACTACCAATACTTTCGTGGATTGCTATTGCGCTTCTGCTGCTACTGGAGCTGCAGGTGCAGATATTGATAATGTATCTATAGCAACCCTCAATAATGGTGTTGGAACACCCGCAGTGAGCAATCCTGCTTCAGTTAATTTATATACTGATTTTACATCACTTCCCGCAACCGATTTAATGCAAGGAATAAGTTACCCTATATCTGTTACACAGATAAACAGTGGTGCTGCAATTACAACATCCTATGTTACGGTATATATCGATTACAATCACAATGGAACGTTTGACTTAATTGACGAAACGTATTCCATCGCACAAACCTCTACTGCAAATGGAAACATAGCAGCAGGAACTATTACTGTTCCATTTACCGCCCTTACAGGAACAACAAGAATGCGTGTTGTGTTGAGAACAGGTGGTTCAGCAACTCAAAGCGCATGCGGAACTTATGCTGCCGGTGAAACAGAAGATTATTTGGTTAATGTATTGGCAGGAACTGTTTGCACAGCGCCTCCAACTGCCGGAGCTGCCGTTGCTACTTTTACTTCCGGCTGTTTTGGACTAGCAACTACAATTTCCTTAAATGGCAACTCTGTTGGCTCCGGACAAACTTATCAATGGCAAATGTCAACTGATAATGCAACTTGGTCGAACATTAGCGGAGCAATAAATAGCTCTTTAATAATTCTAATAAGTTCAACCGCATATTATCAATGCATAGTAACTTGTAGTGCTCAATCTGCCACTTCCTCCAGTATTCAGGTTTCTTTGAATCCACCTACGTTGTGCTATTGTTCCACTGGTTTAGGTGGCGCAGGATGTTCAGCTACAGACCGAATTACAGCTGTGGAAATTGTGAGTACTTCCCTAAACAGTTTATCAGCTGATACTTGTTTTGGTACTACAGCAAATACCTTAACACCTTATCCTGCATCAGGAAGCACTACAGCCATTTTAACAAGAGGAGATACATACACATTCAATATTACTACTTTAGCTAATAATATTATTTCACTTTGGATTGATTATGACCAAGATGGGATTTTTGGAACAAACGAATGGACAAGAGTTTGCACCACTTCGGTTGCCGGAGTTGCTAATACAGTGCAAGTTTCCATTCCATGGGGCATTCCCGGCGGGCAAACAGGTCTTAGAATAAGAAGCAGAGCCGTAAATAATACGAACGATTCCACATCTGCTTGCACGAATTTCGGTTCCGGAGAAGCAGAAGATTATATTGTTACAATTGATATCGGAAATGGAATTAAAAAGTCAATTCAAAATCAATCGTTCACTATTGCCCCCAACCCTGCACATGAGTTTTTTATTCTATCCTTTAACAGTAATTCTTCCGAAAAAAATCTTTTAAAAGTATTGAATACTCGAGGCGAATTGGTGTATTCTGAAACCATTAGCAATGTGAGTGGAAAATACAGCAAACAACTTGATCTTAAGAATCTTGCAAAAGGAATTTATTTTGTTCAATTGATTTCTGATTCTTCTAACAGCACGCAAAAGCTTATTGTAGAATAA
- a CDS encoding glycosyltransferase has protein sequence MQKRILVCPLNWGLGHASRCIPIIRKLIEEGHTVVIAADKKPLKLLQLEFPNLEFIVFEGYEMHYSKHFLWVKLVASIPSMIKGILKEHLTLRNIIKQHHIDVVISDNRYGCWNKEVYSVFISHQLFIQTPILKSLVAKINFWFLSRYNQVWVPDLAGSLNLSGALSHGEKTPNNIVYIGPLSRFASAQKLKTNVIKYDLCILLSGPEPQRSILENRVIAELKGLKLKTVFVRGLTDSNKTLESSELSASFNHLSSEKLSELISCSKTVLCRSGYSSIMDLAALGKKAIFVPTPGQTEQVYLAEYFSAKGISYFQLQPNFNLAEALNEIQNYKGFENYLNTSHYKLPQQLIR, from the coding sequence ATGCAAAAGCGAATTTTAGTTTGTCCATTAAATTGGGGATTAGGGCATGCAAGCCGCTGTATTCCTATTATTCGAAAACTTATCGAAGAGGGACATACTGTTGTTATTGCAGCTGATAAAAAACCGCTAAAGCTCTTGCAACTTGAATTTCCGAATCTTGAGTTTATCGTTTTTGAGGGTTACGAAATGCACTACTCAAAACACTTTTTATGGGTGAAGCTAGTAGCATCCATTCCCAGCATGATAAAAGGCATTTTAAAAGAACATTTAACGCTTCGCAATATCATCAAGCAACACCACATCGATGTGGTTATTTCGGATAATCGATATGGTTGTTGGAACAAGGAAGTTTACAGTGTTTTTATTAGCCATCAGTTATTTATCCAAACTCCAATATTAAAATCGCTGGTAGCAAAAATTAATTTTTGGTTTTTGTCGCGCTATAATCAAGTGTGGGTGCCGGATTTAGCAGGTTCCTTGAATTTATCTGGAGCCTTGTCTCACGGTGAAAAGACACCCAATAACATCGTGTATATTGGTCCTTTGTCACGATTTGCATCCGCACAAAAACTAAAAACCAATGTAATCAAATATGACCTATGTATCCTTTTATCCGGACCTGAACCACAGCGCAGTATTTTAGAAAATAGAGTGATAGCGGAATTGAAAGGACTCAAACTAAAAACTGTTTTTGTGAGAGGGCTAACAGATTCAAACAAAACACTCGAAAGCAGTGAGCTATCTGCTTCTTTTAATCATTTATCCAGTGAGAAATTAAGTGAATTAATAAGCTGTTCAAAAACAGTTCTATGCCGCTCGGGTTATAGCTCTATAATGGATTTAGCGGCACTCGGCAAAAAAGCAATTTTTGTGCCTACGCCAGGTCAAACCGAGCAAGTTTATTTGGCTGAATATTTTAGTGCAAAAGGCATTAGCTATTTCCAATTGCAACCTAATTTTAATTTAGCAGAAGCCTTAAATGAAATTCAAAATTACAAGGGCTTTGAAAACTATTTGAATACTTCCCATTACAAATTACCACAACAACTTATTCGATAA
- a CDS encoding tetratricopeptide repeat protein, whose product MNTSERVVSLLKMLEKEPYDSFLNYALALEYHKQGKLQEAIQLILQLLNRDENYLGAYLQIGQLLEEAGDLKEALLWYERGCVIAKVQKSTKALSELNQAIQQLNEELIE is encoded by the coding sequence ATGAATACTTCTGAAAGAGTGGTTTCCCTATTGAAAATGCTCGAGAAGGAACCGTATGATTCATTTTTAAATTATGCCTTGGCTCTCGAATACCACAAGCAAGGCAAACTTCAAGAAGCAATTCAACTCATTCTTCAACTCCTAAATCGGGATGAAAATTATTTGGGGGCCTATCTGCAAATTGGTCAACTGCTCGAAGAAGCAGGCGATTTGAAAGAGGCTTTATTATGGTATGAACGAGGTTGTGTTATTGCTAAAGTTCAAAAAAGCACTAAGGCACTTTCTGAATTAAACCAGGCCATTCAACAATTAAATGAAGAGCTTATCGAATAA